In a single window of the Elaeis guineensis isolate ETL-2024a chromosome 4, EG11, whole genome shotgun sequence genome:
- the LOC105043634 gene encoding LOW QUALITY PROTEIN: QWRF motif-containing protein 7 (The sequence of the model RefSeq protein was modified relative to this genomic sequence to represent the inferred CDS: inserted 1 base in 1 codon), giving the protein MPRENRGRMEAHRPLSPRLHRSRSVTPRLCHLSATENPPLSPNLARPKSASKSRPSPSPDAATTRTLPKENREGXLPPPAPEACERSRRVVVRPFSSVPSAWALSPGRSPQESPESKGRGRVGGVLGLFRRRKEPSAKEEAAHQLKMLTARLLQWRFANARAEAAMESAKFKAEKKLFYAWLKVNELRNIVAAKRILIQRRKHKMKVARILYPQIHLLDQWEPHAKRHFEAVAALGRVLGTICLALPLTEGAQASMISVRRYTCVAMDIMREIEANSKIFYSKVENINSMLCELTSTIQQEIEGLEELMKISKMITSLEMQETSLRANMIQAMKEKEQGSGYLDYELVLYTNNFHIDINPVKGFHDWNKFLTPLLQAN; this is encoded by the exons ATGCCGCGCGAAAACAGAGGGAGAATGGAAGCCCACAGGCCGCTGTCGCCGCGCCTCCACCGCAGCCGGAGCGTAACGCCGAGGCTCTGCCACCTGTCCGCCACTGAGAACCCGCCCTTATCTCCCAACCTCGCCCGCCCCAAGTCTGCCTCCAAGTCCCGGCCATCGCCGTCCCCCGACGCCGCCACCACCCGCACCCTCCCCAAGGAGAACCGCGAGG TTCTCCCCCCGCCAGCCCCCGAAGCCTGTGAGAGATCGAGGAGGGTGGTGGTGCGGCCCTTCTCTTCGGTCCCCTCGGCCTGGGCGCTCTCCCCGGGCCGCTCGCCGCAGGAGTCGCCGGAGAGCAAAGGGAGGGGCAGAGTCGGAGGTGTGCTGGGGTTGTTTAGGAGGAGGAAGGAGCCGTCGGCGAAGGAGGAGGCCGCGCACCAGCTCAAGATGCTGACGGCGAGGCTGCTGCAGTGGAGGTTCGCCAACGCGCGAGCGGAGGCGGCCATGGAGAGCGCGAAGTTTAAAGCCGAG AAGAAATTGTTCTATGCATGGTTGAAAGTGAATGAACTGCGGAATATAGTAGCAGCCAAGCGGATCCTGATTCAAAGACGAAAACACAAGATGAAGGTGGCCCGAATCCTTTACCCTCAAATCCATCTCCTAGACCAATGGGAACCACATGCCAAAAGACACTTTGAAGCTGTTGCTGCGTTAGGGAGGGTCTTGGGGACCATATGCCTTGCACTTCCCTTGACCGAGGGTGCACAG GCCAGCATGATCTCTGTACGTAGATATACTTGTGTAGCAATGGACATTATGAGAGAAATAGAAGCTAACTCCAAGATATTTTATTCCAAG GTTGAGAATATAAACTCTATGCTTTGCGAGCTAACCAGTACAATACAGCAAGAAATAGAAGGTCTGGAGGAACTAATGAAGATTAGTAAAATGATCACTTCACTAGAG ATGCAAGAAACAAGCCTTAGAGCAAACATGATTCAAGcaatgaaagaaaaagaacaagGCAGTGGTTATCTCGACTATGAGCTAGTGCTTTACACAAATAACTTTCACATTGATATCAATCCAGTGAAAGGATTCCATGATTGGAACAAGTTTCTGACTCCCTTGTTGCAGGCAAACTAA